A window of the Henckelia pumila isolate YLH828 chromosome 3, ASM3356847v2, whole genome shotgun sequence genome harbors these coding sequences:
- the LOC140891220 gene encoding uncharacterized protein isoform X2, with amino-acid sequence MEHFCLLITRQQTFKVTATDFFFWSVQAQIPPSILSAIQPRVLRRTADISLSHSLKLDIFTFDSGNWTTHVLVLDHMLIGFNWIDHSVYVNGVLYVISLAKYLLGINLHFTNKTYITYRAIGLPDKEKFDDSGSLGTSRGYVVYSNSDQSKILLWRLEHGAHWILQHRVSIDEMVSQLPRRKLMPLRHNRGEIKVYGFHPKSEVIFVGTPRLVLNYNPNTKQVKTFFHLIPDREIVGGQYKMYPSSCCPVILNGVLSSSGNKTHSSRFRLYKFLYRYPPR; translated from the exons ATGGAGCATTTCTGCCTTTTGATCACACGCCAGCAGACATTCAAAGTTACTGCAACGGACTTTTTCTTTTGGTCCGTTCAGGCTCAAATCCCACCGAGTATATTGTCTGCAATCCAACCACGT GTTCTTCGAAGGACAGCCGATATCTCACTCTCGCATTCTTTAAAGCTGGACATATTCACATTCGACTCAGGGAATTGGACCACCCATGTTCTAGTTCTTGACCACATGCTTATTGGGTTCAATTGGATCGATCATTCTGTTTATGTGAATGGGGTTTTGTACGTGATATCTCTGGCCAAGTATCTACTTGGCATTAATCTCCATTTTACAAACAAAACATATATTACTTATCGAGCTATTGGGTTGCCAGATAAAGAAAAATTTGATGATTCTGGATCACTTGGGACATCcagagggtatgtggtttattCCAACAGTGACCAGTCTAAAATACTACTCTGGCGGTTAGAACACGGTGCTCACTGGATTCTCCAGCACAGAGTGAGCATCGATGAGATGGTGTCACAACTCCCACGCCGTAAGTTGATGCCCCTTCGACACAACAGGGGAGAGATCAAAGTTTACGGTTTTCATCCCAAGTCAGAAGTAATATTTGTAGGAACACCTCGCCTAGTACTCAACTATAATCCGAATACCAAGCAGGTTAAAACGTTCTTTCATTTAATACCCGACCGGGAAATTGTTGGTGGTCAATACAAAATGTACCCTTCCTCGTGCTGCCCGGTTATTCTGAATGGTGTTCTCTCTTCGTCCG
- the LOC140891220 gene encoding putative F-box protein At1g30920 isoform X1, producing the protein MCSDEKISPFGGFDWAELPEDLKVEILCRLHSKALMRLKCVSKSWYFLISYACTPVISSLSRSATFCGFLYTQKILRSGLLFLHFFHAEEYSGEFHPRYRPEMSGLMKSYGAFLPFDHTPADIQSYCNGLFLLVRSGSNPTEYIVCNPTTCEYIELPINPHHIYDDVASLAFDPTDSPVSFKVLRRTADISLSHSLKLDIFTFDSGNWTTHVLVLDHMLIGFNWIDHSVYVNGVLYVISLAKYLLGINLHFTNKTYITYRAIGLPDKEKFDDSGSLGTSRGYVVYSNSDQSKILLWRLEHGAHWILQHRVSIDEMVSQLPRRKLMPLRHNRGEIKVYGFHPKSEVIFVGTPRLVLNYNPNTKQVKTFFHLIPDREIVGGQYKMYPSSCCPVILNGVLSSSGNKTHSSRFRLYKFLYRYPPR; encoded by the coding sequence ATGTGTTCAGACGAAAAGATCTCGCCTTTTGGGGGTTTCGACTGGGCGGAGCTTCCGGAAGATCTGAAAGTTGAGATTTTGTGTCGGTTGCATAGCAAGGCTCTTATGAGACTTAAGTGCGTCTCAAAATCTTGGTACTTCTTGATTTCCTATGCTTGCACTCCTGTGATATCTTCCCTTTCCCGTTCTGCCACTTTTTGTGGCTTCCTCTATACCCAGAAAATCCTTAGAAGTGGCCTgctttttcttcatttttttcaCGCAGAAGAGTATTCCGGCGAGTTCCACCCTCGATATCGACCTGAAATGTCAGGACTTATGAAATCCTATGGAGCATTTCTGCCTTTTGATCACACGCCAGCAGACATTCAAAGTTACTGCAACGGACTTTTTCTTTTGGTCCGTTCAGGCTCAAATCCCACCGAGTATATTGTCTGCAATCCAACCACGTGTGAGTACATTGAACTTCCGATCAACCCCCATCACATATATGATGATGTTGCCTCTTTGGCATTTGATCCCACTGATTCTCCGGTTTCCTTTAAGGTTCTTCGAAGGACAGCCGATATCTCACTCTCGCATTCTTTAAAGCTGGACATATTCACATTCGACTCAGGGAATTGGACCACCCATGTTCTAGTTCTTGACCACATGCTTATTGGGTTCAATTGGATCGATCATTCTGTTTATGTGAATGGGGTTTTGTACGTGATATCTCTGGCCAAGTATCTACTTGGCATTAATCTCCATTTTACAAACAAAACATATATTACTTATCGAGCTATTGGGTTGCCAGATAAAGAAAAATTTGATGATTCTGGATCACTTGGGACATCcagagggtatgtggtttattCCAACAGTGACCAGTCTAAAATACTACTCTGGCGGTTAGAACACGGTGCTCACTGGATTCTCCAGCACAGAGTGAGCATCGATGAGATGGTGTCACAACTCCCACGCCGTAAGTTGATGCCCCTTCGACACAACAGGGGAGAGATCAAAGTTTACGGTTTTCATCCCAAGTCAGAAGTAATATTTGTAGGAACACCTCGCCTAGTACTCAACTATAATCCGAATACCAAGCAGGTTAAAACGTTCTTTCATTTAATACCCGACCGGGAAATTGTTGGTGGTCAATACAAAATGTACCCTTCCTCGTGCTGCCCGGTTATTCTGAATGGTGTTCTCTCTTCGTCCG